The Hyphomonadaceae bacterium ML37 genome includes a region encoding these proteins:
- a CDS encoding magnesium chelatase subunit D has translation MSETAHMRDGWGEARLAAALLAVDPGLGGAVLRARAGPARDAWLETLRDLVNETAPWRRIPAGVGDEALLGGVDLAATLKAGHAVHRAGLLDEIQNGVGVLAMAERAETGLAARLALALDSHPAPMIIALDESADPDESAPGALLERLAFHLDLSGVSLSDLNTSAFDLDREAVAMARVRLPHVLNGDVDRALTQTAAALGINSLRPPLLALRAARAAAALDGLDEIGEEQAALAARLVLGPRALHLPHEDQADDQPQDNEPDAPPQDDEAQNDNTEPDDQTDDQPDNAQTPDELTEITTEAAKAAIPPGLLARLEAGVSTSRASSAGQSGATRKSGQRGRPAGTRRGDPGEGRKLDVLATLRAAAPWGRVRRRGWDRLKSGPALEVRREDFRIKHFKQKAETLTVFVVDASGSLALNRLSEAKGAVELMLAESYVRRDQVALIAFRGSTAETLLPPTRSLTRAKKCLSALPGGGGTPLATAIEAAEALAHAAARQGRTVTLVFLTDGAANVTRAGTGGRDVAQAEAHDAARRLRAAGHATIIVDVSKRGADTAKSVAQNMAARYVRLPAGNPGALVDIARTAAA, from the coding sequence GTGAGCGAGACCGCCCATATGCGCGATGGCTGGGGCGAAGCGCGCCTGGCCGCCGCGCTGCTGGCGGTGGATCCGGGTCTCGGCGGCGCTGTGCTGAGAGCCCGCGCCGGACCGGCGCGGGACGCCTGGCTGGAGACGCTGCGCGATCTGGTCAACGAGACCGCGCCCTGGCGGCGCATCCCGGCGGGCGTGGGTGATGAGGCGCTGCTGGGCGGCGTCGATCTGGCCGCCACCCTGAAAGCCGGACACGCCGTGCATCGCGCAGGCCTGCTGGACGAAATCCAAAACGGCGTTGGCGTGCTGGCCATGGCCGAGCGCGCCGAGACCGGGCTGGCGGCCCGTCTGGCCCTGGCGCTCGACAGCCATCCGGCGCCCATGATCATCGCCCTTGATGAAAGCGCCGACCCGGATGAGAGCGCGCCCGGCGCGCTTCTCGAGCGCCTGGCCTTCCATCTCGATCTGTCCGGCGTGTCCCTGAGCGATCTCAATACCAGCGCGTTTGATCTGGACCGCGAGGCCGTGGCCATGGCGCGGGTGCGCCTGCCCCACGTGCTCAATGGCGATGTGGACCGCGCCCTGACCCAGACCGCCGCGGCGCTGGGGATCAACTCCCTGCGCCCGCCCCTTCTGGCCCTGCGCGCCGCGCGCGCCGCAGCGGCGCTCGACGGTCTGGACGAGATTGGCGAGGAACAGGCGGCGCTGGCTGCAAGGCTGGTGCTGGGGCCGCGCGCCTTGCATCTGCCCCACGAAGACCAGGCGGACGACCAGCCGCAGGACAACGAACCCGACGCGCCGCCCCAGGACGACGAGGCGCAGAACGACAATACCGAGCCGGATGATCAAACCGACGACCAACCCGATAACGCCCAGACCCCGGATGAATTGACCGAAATCACCACTGAAGCCGCCAAGGCCGCGATCCCACCCGGCTTGCTGGCGCGCCTCGAAGCCGGCGTGTCGACCAGCCGGGCCAGCAGCGCAGGCCAGTCGGGCGCCACGCGCAAGAGCGGCCAGCGCGGACGGCCCGCCGGGACGCGCCGCGGCGATCCGGGCGAAGGGCGCAAGCTGGATGTCCTGGCGACCTTGCGCGCCGCAGCTCCCTGGGGGCGCGTGCGGCGGCGCGGCTGGGACCGGCTGAAATCCGGCCCGGCGCTGGAGGTCCGCCGCGAAGACTTCCGCATCAAGCATTTCAAGCAGAAAGCCGAGACGCTCACCGTCTTCGTCGTGGACGCCTCGGGCTCTCTGGCGCTCAACCGCCTGTCCGAAGCCAAGGGCGCGGTGGAGCTGATGCTGGCCGAATCCTATGTGCGGCGTGATCAAGTGGCGCTCATCGCGTTTCGCGGCAGCACCGCCGAAACGCTGCTCCCGCCCACCCGTTCGCTCACCCGCGCCAAGAAATGCCTGTCCGCCCTGCCCGGCGGCGGCGGCACGCCGCTGGCCACCGCCATTGAGGCCGCTGAAGCGCTCGCCCACGCCGCCGCGCGGCAGGGACGCACCGTGACGCTGGTTTTCCTCACCGACGGGGCCGCCAATGTCACGCGCGCCGGAACCGGCGGACGGGATGTGGCCCAGGCTGAAGCGCATGATGCCGCACGGCGCCTGCGCGCGGCGGGCCATGCCACCATCATCGTCGATGTGTCCAAGCGGGGCGCAGATACAGCCAAATCGGTCGCCCAGAATATGGCCGCGCGCTATGTGCGCCTGCCCGCGGGCAATCCCGGCGCGCTGGTTGATATCGCCCGGACGGCCGCCGCATGA
- a CDS encoding alpha/beta fold hydrolase, whose amino-acid sequence MTLARIPDNWPHRASSEMVAAGGVSWHVQRVGKGPVLLLIHGTGASTHSFAHLARDLSGEFEIIMADLPGHGFSGQMEAPELPLVAQALGAMMARLDTAPALVAGHSAGAAIALRMALDGVIKPRALIGLAPALQPYGGAADGIASKLARMALLNPLTPRLFSMRADSASVARLIAKTGSRLDEAGVALYQQLLKQPGHVAGALRLMAHWKLRPLLADLCRVTTPTTVVLGENDRATPAAEAWAAARRIPGCQEVRLPGLGHLAHEEDPGRTAGIIRLAAQAAGLDTSASAQTRRMAGGS is encoded by the coding sequence ATGACCCTCGCGCGCATCCCCGATAACTGGCCACACCGCGCCTCCAGCGAGATGGTCGCGGCCGGCGGGGTCAGCTGGCATGTCCAGCGCGTCGGCAAGGGACCGGTCCTCCTGCTCATCCACGGCACCGGGGCCTCGACCCACTCTTTCGCGCATCTGGCCCGCGACCTCAGCGGCGAGTTCGAGATCATCATGGCCGATCTGCCCGGCCACGGCTTCTCCGGACAGATGGAGGCGCCTGAACTGCCGCTGGTGGCCCAGGCGCTGGGCGCGATGATGGCGCGCCTCGACACCGCGCCCGCCCTCGTGGCGGGCCATTCTGCCGGGGCGGCCATCGCCCTGCGCATGGCGCTGGACGGGGTGATCAAGCCCAGAGCGCTCATTGGCCTCGCCCCGGCGCTGCAGCCCTATGGCGGCGCGGCAGACGGCATCGCCTCGAAACTTGCCCGGATGGCTTTGCTCAACCCGCTCACCCCGCGCCTGTTCTCCATGCGCGCCGACAGCGCGAGCGTCGCCCGCCTGATCGCCAAGACCGGCTCCCGCCTCGATGAGGCAGGGGTGGCGCTGTACCAGCAATTGCTCAAACAGCCCGGCCATGTGGCCGGGGCCCTGCGCCTGATGGCGCACTGGAAGCTGCGTCCCCTGCTGGCTGATCTGTGCCGGGTGACCACGCCGACGACCGTTGTGCTGGGTGAGAACGACCGGGCCACCCCGGCTGCCGAAGCCTGGGCAGCGGCCCGCCGCATTCCGGGCTGCCAGGAGGTCCGGCTGCCGGGCCTCGGCCATCTCGCCCATGAAGAAGACCCCGGCCGCACGGCCGGTATCATACGCCTCGCTGCACAGGCCGCAGGGCTCGACACAAGCGCCAGCGCGCAAACGCGCCGCATGGCCGGAGGAAGCTGA
- a CDS encoding DUF3422 domain-containing protein, translating to MPALTLPANHPRRVDLSEEVHARPPQPLTAPLSASYLVLYTGPEEQAADRAAIAALAARFSAAEPSEGATHYNAHLGPVRVIWERHTEFTRYTFIRQKGDERAPFDNPPIAEAPADWLASLPGQVIFAAHVLMLDTGEDDSSLDETARRLFGDAELVGSRIASGGAVALTSFRSHGDGFNRYLIRNRNLSAIQAGRLMRSLLEMDTYRMMALLGLPAARYLGRVMTDREQELAGITHEMADGIHSDESGLLDRITRLQSDIERRHSQHRYRFGASAAYYGIVQARIEELREERLEGLQTFAEFVERRLAPAMSTVEAVSDRLESMSEHLARVTQLLSTRVALTQQQDSRKLLAAMARRAKIQLRLQRTVEGLSIAAITYYLVGLVAYFAKGTEVLGLPLDAAIITAAAVPLVALALFIGLRRVRGRLGKSAKED from the coding sequence ATGCCTGCCCTCACCTTGCCTGCCAACCATCCGCGCCGCGTCGATCTCAGCGAGGAGGTTCATGCCCGCCCGCCCCAGCCGCTCACCGCGCCACTCAGCGCCTCCTATCTGGTGCTCTATACCGGCCCGGAAGAACAGGCCGCCGACCGCGCCGCCATCGCCGCCCTGGCCGCGCGCTTCAGCGCCGCCGAGCCGTCTGAAGGCGCCACGCACTACAACGCTCATCTCGGCCCCGTGCGCGTGATCTGGGAGCGCCATACCGAGTTTACCCGCTACACCTTCATCCGCCAGAAGGGCGATGAACGCGCCCCCTTCGACAATCCGCCCATCGCCGAAGCGCCCGCCGACTGGCTCGCCAGCCTGCCCGGTCAGGTGATTTTCGCCGCCCATGTGCTGATGCTGGACACCGGCGAGGACGACTCCTCCCTGGATGAGACCGCCCGCCGCCTGTTCGGCGACGCCGAGCTGGTGGGCTCGCGCATTGCGTCCGGCGGCGCGGTGGCGCTGACCAGTTTCCGCAGCCATGGCGACGGCTTTAACCGCTATCTGATCCGCAATCGCAATCTGTCGGCGATCCAGGCCGGGCGCCTGATGCGCAGCCTTCTGGAGATGGACACCTACCGGATGATGGCGCTGCTCGGCCTCCCGGCGGCGCGCTATCTGGGGCGGGTCATGACCGACCGCGAGCAGGAGCTGGCGGGCATCACCCACGAGATGGCCGATGGAATCCATTCCGACGAAAGCGGCCTGCTGGACCGGATCACCCGCCTGCAGTCGGACATCGAGCGCCGCCACTCCCAGCACCGCTACCGGTTCGGCGCGTCGGCGGCCTATTACGGCATCGTCCAGGCCCGCATCGAAGAGCTGCGCGAAGAGCGCCTGGAAGGCCTGCAGACTTTTGCCGAGTTCGTCGAGCGCCGCCTGGCGCCGGCCATGAGCACGGTGGAGGCGGTCTCTGACCGGCTGGAATCCATGTCGGAGCACCTGGCGCGGGTCACACAGCTCTTGTCCACGCGCGTCGCCCTGACCCAGCAGCAGGACAGCCGCAAGCTTCTGGCCGCCATGGCGCGGCGCGCCAAGATCCAGCTGCGCCTCCAGCGTACGGTGGAAGGGCTCTCGATCGCGGCCATCACCTATTATCTCGTCGGCCTGGTCGCCTACTTCGCCAAGGGCACAGAGGTGCTCGGCCTGCCGCTGGACGCCGCGATCATCACTGCCGCCGCCGTTCCGCTGGTCGCGTTGGCGCTGTTCATCGGCCTGCGCCGCGTGCGCGGACGGCTCGGCAAGTCGGCGAAGGAGGATTGA
- a CDS encoding DUF2306 domain-containing protein: MMERREKPSSPAFMENASPGSRLSRSPSPCHTVRISDRIAGSRDGRGGLKSPAGMPVASVLIRTLQLVGAKSMSAHDIFVVFIVLHIITGAPGLIVFWVPVAARKGGKLHRLSGRLFAIAMLITALAAAIMSSLTLWQPMETHPHLAEHAEFSDPALVRGIFGWMMLYLSILTINLAWYGWRAAVNKHNHTRNRDWVNGMLQLVLLVASAQCALQGFNLGQPMMIGMSLVGFATVGTNLWFLLRRSPGPVEWLLEHIKAIVGTGISVYTAFFAFGAVRLVPELALAPVLWAVPLLIGLGLILYYRRQVSRRFRVGKASRLATYGH, translated from the coding sequence TTGATGGAGCGGCGCGAAAAACCGAGCTCGCCGGCCTTCATGGAGAACGCCTCGCCGGGAAGCAGGCTGAGCAGGTCGCCGTCCCCGTGCCATACAGTGCGCATCAGCGACAGGATTGCCGGAAGCCGCGATGGCCGCGGCGGCCTGAAATCTCCTGCTGGCATGCCTGTCGCCTCCGTCCTGATACGAACACTTCAACTGGTTGGTGCTAAATCCATGTCTGCACATGACATCTTTGTTGTCTTCATCGTCCTTCACATCATCACGGGTGCGCCAGGACTGATCGTTTTCTGGGTGCCCGTCGCCGCCCGGAAAGGCGGCAAGCTTCATCGCCTGTCAGGCCGACTCTTCGCCATCGCCATGCTCATAACCGCGCTGGCCGCGGCCATCATGTCAAGCCTGACCTTGTGGCAGCCCATGGAGACCCACCCCCACCTGGCCGAGCATGCAGAGTTCTCCGATCCGGCGCTGGTGCGGGGGATATTTGGCTGGATGATGCTTTACCTGTCCATCCTGACCATCAATCTGGCCTGGTACGGCTGGCGGGCTGCCGTCAACAAGCATAATCACACGCGCAATCGCGACTGGGTCAACGGCATGCTGCAGCTGGTCTTGCTTGTCGCGTCAGCCCAATGCGCCCTGCAGGGCTTCAATCTGGGTCAACCGATGATGATCGGGATGTCGCTTGTGGGATTCGCCACTGTGGGCACCAATCTCTGGTTCCTTCTGAGGCGGAGCCCCGGACCGGTCGAGTGGTTGCTGGAGCACATAAAGGCTATCGTTGGAACGGGGATATCGGTCTATACGGCCTTCTTTGCCTTTGGTGCGGTCCGGTTGGTTCCCGAACTGGCGCTTGCGCCCGTGCTTTGGGCTGTGCCTTTGCTGATCGGGCTCGGCCTGATCCTGTACTACCGTCGCCAGGTCAGTCGGCGGTTCAGGGTCGGCAAGGCGTCAAGGCTGGCGACGTACGGACATTGA
- a CDS encoding cytochrome P450 — MKAGELGFSRRSIKLFNDPDLVRQILNETDGLYPKSDLMVGALEPLIGDSIFVSDGPKWRRQRAMIDPAFSKMRLNLAFGAMQAAAADCCERLGAAAEAGATLSLDQIMSELTADIICRTVFSISLCSQISRDVFEDFSIFERGVAQVKIWRLIVDPAWTRAEQDPDVLAACSRIRKHLGTLIDTHLEAGDGTYDDIASEVIAARDSDTGQPFDREELIDQLGVFFLAGHETTASALTWAFYLLAIQPDILARLRAEVSVVSDGGGISFEAVRRLLFTRSVFRETLRLYPPITFMPRVAMRAGRIGPYAVRKGALLMISPWTLQRHRQYWSRPDHFDPDRFMPGREAEINPHAYIPFGSGPHTCVGAGFATLEAVLILATLAQQFDFDVLGRDQVRPSARLTTRPAEQIHVRVRRHNAGA, encoded by the coding sequence ATGAAGGCCGGCGAGCTCGGTTTTTCGCGCCGCTCCATCAAGCTTTTCAATGATCCTGACCTGGTGCGTCAGATTCTCAATGAAACGGACGGGCTTTATCCCAAGAGCGACCTGATGGTGGGGGCGCTGGAGCCGCTCATCGGCGATTCCATTTTCGTTTCGGACGGTCCCAAATGGCGGCGCCAGCGCGCCATGATCGATCCGGCCTTCTCCAAGATGCGCCTCAACCTGGCTTTCGGCGCCATGCAGGCGGCAGCGGCAGATTGCTGCGAACGCCTCGGTGCCGCCGCTGAGGCGGGCGCAACACTCTCCCTCGATCAGATTATGAGCGAGCTCACCGCAGACATCATATGCCGTACGGTTTTCTCCATCTCGCTCTGCTCCCAGATCTCGCGGGACGTGTTTGAAGATTTTTCGATCTTCGAACGGGGCGTCGCTCAGGTGAAGATATGGCGGCTTATCGTCGACCCGGCCTGGACCCGGGCGGAGCAGGACCCGGATGTGCTGGCGGCCTGCTCCCGGATTCGCAAGCACCTGGGCACCTTGATCGACACCCATTTGGAAGCGGGAGACGGCACCTATGATGACATCGCCAGCGAGGTGATCGCCGCGCGCGACAGCGACACCGGCCAACCCTTTGACCGAGAGGAGCTGATCGACCAGCTGGGCGTCTTCTTCCTGGCCGGACATGAAACCACGGCCAGCGCGCTCACCTGGGCTTTTTACCTGCTGGCCATCCAGCCCGATATACTGGCTCGGTTGCGCGCCGAGGTCAGCGTCGTGTCCGACGGGGGGGGCATCAGCTTCGAAGCCGTGCGCAGATTGCTTTTCACGCGCAGCGTGTTCCGTGAAACCCTTCGCTTGTACCCGCCGATCACCTTCATGCCGCGCGTGGCCATGCGGGCGGGACGAATAGGCCCCTACGCAGTTCGAAAAGGGGCGCTGCTGATGATTTCGCCCTGGACGCTGCAGCGCCACCGGCAATACTGGTCCCGGCCCGATCATTTCGATCCGGATCGCTTCATGCCTGGCCGGGAGGCCGAGATAAACCCCCACGCCTATATCCCCTTCGGGTCCGGTCCGCACACCTGCGTCGGAGCCGGCTTTGCCACGCTGGAAGCGGTACTGATTCTGGCCACCCTGGCGCAGCAGTTTGATTTTGACGTCCTGGGGCGCGACCAGGTCCGCCCCTCCGCCCGCCTTACGACGCGCCCCGCTGAGCAGATCCATGTGCGGGTGAGGCGTCACAACGCAGGCGCCTGA
- a CDS encoding ATP-grasp domain-containing protein gives MTTPAPASDPETYLDALCRIIREEAVDLVIPVSEEVMHVAALAGRLPETTELLCEPFERILTLHDKFEFMETVARAGLRAPPTCLGDSAGAAALAECGETVVKARFGCAGSGLHFLRAGQALPDQLRSADWVVQRRIRGREHSTQSFCRNGEVLAHVNYRGLIFSGTVAVCFEQVALAAIDEWVSRFAEQTRYTGFVAFDFIVDADGTPWPLECNPRLTSGLHFMRHDDLAAVIMGQPIGHQVRLKAQPRYQESHTALTRAYSQALRPGAFWRMLKTMASARDVLWTAADPWVFPLMTPMSWPVLKQVIFQGRSFGDAATLDIQWYPAGPVLLQSGAPAHQAPAL, from the coding sequence GTGACGACGCCGGCACCGGCGTCAGACCCTGAAACCTATCTGGACGCTCTGTGCCGGATCATCCGCGAGGAAGCGGTGGATCTGGTCATTCCCGTCTCCGAGGAAGTCATGCATGTGGCCGCTCTGGCCGGCCGTCTGCCCGAGACGACCGAGCTCCTGTGCGAACCGTTCGAACGCATCCTCACGCTTCATGACAAATTCGAGTTCATGGAAACCGTTGCTCGGGCCGGCTTGCGGGCGCCGCCGACCTGCCTGGGCGACAGCGCCGGGGCGGCGGCGCTGGCGGAGTGTGGCGAAACTGTCGTGAAGGCGCGATTTGGATGCGCGGGGTCGGGATTGCACTTTCTGCGCGCCGGCCAGGCCCTTCCCGATCAGCTCAGGTCTGCAGACTGGGTGGTGCAGCGCCGGATCAGGGGGCGTGAGCACAGCACACAATCATTCTGCCGCAACGGCGAGGTGCTGGCGCATGTCAATTATCGTGGTCTCATTTTCTCCGGAACCGTGGCGGTGTGCTTTGAGCAAGTGGCGCTTGCGGCCATTGATGAATGGGTTTCAAGGTTTGCCGAGCAGACCCGGTACACAGGGTTTGTCGCTTTTGATTTCATTGTTGACGCGGATGGAACGCCCTGGCCCCTCGAGTGCAACCCACGCCTGACCAGCGGTCTCCATTTCATGCGCCATGATGACCTCGCGGCGGTGATCATGGGACAGCCCATCGGCCATCAGGTGCGCCTGAAAGCCCAGCCGCGGTACCAGGAAAGTCATACCGCGCTGACCCGGGCCTACAGCCAGGCGCTCAGGCCCGGCGCGTTCTGGCGCATGTTGAAGACCATGGCCAGCGCCCGCGATGTGCTCTGGACAGCGGCCGATCCTTGGGTTTTTCCGCTGATGACGCCCATGTCATGGCCCGTCCTCAAGCAGGTGATCTTCCAGGGGCGCAGTTTCGGCGACGCAGCGACGCTGGACATCCAGTGGTATCCTGCGGGGCCAGTCCTGCTGCAGTCCGGCGCGCCGGCACATCAGGCGCCTGCGTTGTGA
- the crtI gene encoding phytoene desaturase family protein, giving the protein MLERTDDTPAQQPGKPHAIVIGAGFGGLAAAVRLGARGYRVTVLEKLDAPGGRAYVFRDKGYVFDAGPTIITAPFLLEELWQLAGRTFQDEIDLREIDPFYAIRFDDGSVIHCPRDAEAMRAEVMRVAPDDLAGYERFLRKSKDIFEVGFKELAHAPFHTLSSMARATPDLIRLSSYRTVHQLVSKYVKNPKLQVALSFHPLLVGGNPFAASSFYCLISHLERQWGVHFVMGGTGRLVEGLVDLIRGQGGQVLCNSEVRQIKVDNGRVTGVELASGRHIPSQVIVSNAEVGHTYKHLMSGVRRKRWTDRKVDTARYSMSLFLWYFGTRKLYPDVDHHTILLGPRYRGLLSDIFEKKHLAEDFSLYLHRPTATDPSMAPPGCEAFYVLSPVPNLTGDTDWAKMAEPYRQAVEQRLEETLLPGLKGSVEVSRVMTPLDFRDRLNSVHGAAFGLEPLLTQSAWFRAHNKSEEVEGLYLVGAGTHPGAGVPGVLSSARVLDAIVPDAAAYG; this is encoded by the coding sequence ATGCTCGAACGCACCGATGACACTCCCGCCCAGCAGCCTGGAAAGCCCCATGCGATCGTAATCGGAGCGGGCTTTGGCGGGTTGGCGGCGGCCGTCCGGCTCGGCGCGCGCGGGTATCGCGTCACGGTGCTTGAGAAGCTGGATGCGCCCGGTGGCAGGGCCTATGTCTTCAGGGACAAAGGCTACGTGTTCGATGCCGGGCCCACCATCATTACCGCCCCGTTCCTGCTGGAGGAATTATGGCAGCTGGCCGGCCGCACGTTCCAGGACGAGATCGATCTGCGCGAGATCGACCCCTTCTACGCCATCAGGTTTGACGACGGCAGCGTCATTCACTGCCCGCGCGATGCCGAAGCCATGCGCGCCGAGGTCATGCGGGTGGCCCCGGACGATCTCGCGGGCTATGAGCGCTTCTTGCGCAAGAGCAAGGATATCTTCGAAGTCGGCTTCAAGGAGTTGGCGCATGCGCCCTTCCACACGCTCTCATCCATGGCGCGTGCGACACCAGACCTCATCCGCCTGTCCTCCTATCGGACCGTGCACCAGCTTGTTTCCAAATATGTCAAGAATCCGAAGCTCCAAGTTGCTCTGAGCTTTCACCCCCTGCTCGTAGGCGGAAACCCGTTTGCCGCCAGTTCATTCTATTGTCTGATCTCCCATCTCGAGCGTCAGTGGGGCGTTCACTTCGTCATGGGCGGGACGGGCAGGCTTGTGGAGGGTCTGGTTGACCTGATCAGGGGCCAGGGCGGACAGGTGCTCTGCAACAGCGAAGTGCGTCAGATCAAGGTGGACAACGGCCGGGTCACCGGCGTGGAACTGGCCAGCGGCCGCCATATCCCGTCGCAGGTGATCGTGTCCAATGCCGAAGTCGGACACACCTACAAACATCTCATGTCCGGCGTCCGGCGCAAGCGATGGACGGACCGGAAAGTTGATACGGCCCGTTACTCCATGAGCCTGTTCCTGTGGTATTTCGGAACAAGAAAGCTGTACCCGGACGTGGATCATCACACAATTCTGCTGGGCCCGCGTTATCGGGGGCTGCTCAGCGATATCTTCGAGAAGAAGCACCTGGCGGAGGATTTCAGCCTGTACCTTCACCGCCCGACAGCCACAGACCCCTCCATGGCGCCACCGGGCTGCGAGGCGTTCTATGTGCTGTCGCCGGTTCCCAATCTGACCGGCGATACCGACTGGGCAAAGATGGCCGAGCCCTACCGCCAGGCGGTGGAGCAGCGGCTTGAAGAGACCTTGCTGCCCGGCCTGAAGGGCTCAGTTGAGGTCTCGCGGGTCATGACCCCCCTGGATTTCCGCGACCGCCTGAACTCGGTTCACGGTGCCGCCTTCGGGCTGGAGCCCCTTCTCACCCAGTCAGCCTGGTTCCGGGCCCACAACAAGAGCGAAGAGGTCGAAGGGCTTTACTTGGTCGGCGCTGGCACGCACCCCGGAGCAGGCGTTCCGGGCGTTCTGTCGTCTGCACGCGTACTTGACGCCATCGTGCCGGATGCCGCCGCCTATGGCTGA
- a CDS encoding phytoene/squalene synthase family protein: MAEPFASPQDIQACRAAIKGGSRSFFAASFLLPSEARDRAFALYGFCRWADDTVDQGEDAAAACSLVTRHLEMIYAGQPADNPIDRAFSDVVRQCDIPQALPDALIEGFAWDATGRQYETLSDVRAYGARVASSVGAMMSLVMGARSAEALARACDLGVAMQLTNIARDVGEDARAGRLYLPRAWFAEAGRDPDAWLAEPCFDEHIAACVERLLTEADRLYQRARPGIAFLPSRCRPAIHAAARIYREIGVEAGRNRFDTVNRRATTSTLRKLGLAGAAVLDAVFASSAAAEAPLAETRFLVDAAPNVPAPDTPPPWWRVDEEWGRVIGILHEVKMRDRAAGG, encoded by the coding sequence ATGGCTGAGCCGTTTGCCAGCCCGCAGGATATTCAGGCCTGTCGCGCAGCGATCAAGGGAGGTTCAAGGAGCTTCTTTGCCGCTTCGTTTCTGTTGCCCAGCGAGGCGCGGGACAGGGCCTTTGCCCTGTACGGGTTCTGCCGATGGGCGGACGATACAGTCGATCAGGGCGAAGACGCCGCAGCGGCCTGTAGCCTCGTCACCCGGCACCTGGAGATGATTTACGCCGGCCAACCGGCCGACAACCCAATCGACCGGGCCTTCAGTGATGTGGTGCGCCAATGCGACATACCACAAGCCTTGCCCGACGCCCTCATCGAGGGTTTTGCCTGGGATGCGACCGGCCGCCAGTATGAGACGCTGTCGGACGTGCGCGCCTATGGCGCCCGGGTGGCGAGCTCGGTCGGAGCGATGATGTCGCTGGTCATGGGCGCCCGCAGCGCCGAGGCCCTGGCGCGCGCTTGCGATCTGGGCGTGGCCATGCAGCTGACCAATATCGCACGGGATGTGGGCGAGGACGCCCGGGCGGGCCGCCTGTACCTGCCGCGCGCCTGGTTTGCCGAAGCGGGCCGCGACCCTGATGCATGGTTGGCCGAGCCATGCTTTGACGAGCACATCGCCGCCTGCGTCGAGCGGTTGCTAACTGAAGCTGACCGCCTGTACCAACGCGCGCGGCCGGGCATTGCCTTCCTCCCGTCCAGGTGCCGGCCCGCCATTCACGCAGCGGCCCGGATCTATCGGGAGATTGGCGTGGAGGCCGGGCGCAACCGGTTCGATACAGTCAATCGCCGCGCGACCACGTCGACCTTGCGCAAGCTGGGTCTGGCGGGAGCCGCAGTGCTTGATGCCGTGTTCGCCTCCAGCGCCGCAGCCGAAGCGCCGCTGGCCGAAACGCGTTTTCTGGTCGATGCCGCCCCGAACGTGCCAGCCCCAGACACGCCGCCGCCCTGGTGGCGGGTGGATGAGGAATGGGGGCGGGTGATCGGAATACTGCATGAAGTTAAGATGAGAGACAGGGCGGCCGGCGGCTGA
- a CDS encoding tryptophan-rich sensory protein, whose protein sequence is MDAPYWTLLPFVVTVFLASLTGAIFRPGAWYKTLSKPRWTPPDVVFPIVWSILYIAMAIAAWRVWDLAGWHPALAIWALQLVLNALWSAVFFGMRKPGLALAEVVLLWLAVAANLYAFAQIDAIAGWLLAPYLVWVTIAATLNLEIVRLNRTKA, encoded by the coding sequence ATGGACGCCCCCTATTGGACCCTTCTACCATTTGTCGTCACAGTATTCCTCGCGTCCCTGACCGGGGCGATCTTTCGTCCGGGCGCCTGGTACAAGACCCTGAGCAAGCCCCGCTGGACGCCCCCGGACGTCGTTTTTCCGATCGTCTGGTCCATACTTTACATCGCCATGGCCATAGCGGCCTGGCGGGTGTGGGACCTTGCCGGATGGCATCCTGCGCTCGCCATCTGGGCCTTGCAGCTGGTGCTCAACGCGCTCTGGTCGGCCGTATTCTTCGGGATGCGCAAGCCCGGACTGGCGCTGGCCGAAGTGGTCCTGCTCTGGCTGGCCGTGGCGGCCAATCTCTATGCCTTCGCCCAGATCGACGCCATCGCCGGCTGGCTGCTGGCACCCTATCTGGTGTGGGTGACCATCGCCGCCACCCTCAATCTGGAGATCGTGCGGCTGAACAGAACAAAGGCATGA